The following are from one region of the Klebsiella aerogenes genome:
- a CDS encoding MurR/RpiR family transcriptional regulator, producing the protein MSQIDNNLLISIRNGASGLSPILEKVGRFITENPDFVMRHTISELADSIDTSEGSITRFCRAFGFKGFSDFRTALAMEQGAARSEDNSTHGNEEIAPVLASIRDSNAIVDNQELKAAADWLNTLNSIAIYAVGTAVPVALFLQMNLINMGKAASFVDRSYPAAMPLLADNQKTGIIVVHTEQASADMMQSLSLAKQQGVKILSLTRGTFAPLARLSDWNLQAAVALQGEGESGFAEIAGAMMVADRILSALEEQDERYAEYRKAHQKRIFSIESVANKLSEYFMS; encoded by the coding sequence ATGAGCCAGATAGACAACAACTTGTTGATAAGCATAAGAAATGGAGCTTCGGGGCTAAGCCCGATACTGGAGAAAGTTGGCCGTTTTATTACGGAAAATCCTGACTTTGTGATGCGTCACACGATTTCAGAACTGGCCGACTCCATTGACACCAGTGAGGGGAGTATCACCCGTTTTTGTCGGGCTTTCGGTTTTAAAGGTTTCTCGGATTTCAGGACTGCGCTGGCGATGGAGCAGGGCGCTGCGCGCTCGGAAGACAATAGTACCCATGGTAATGAAGAGATTGCCCCGGTGCTGGCGAGCATCCGAGATAGCAATGCCATTGTTGATAACCAGGAATTAAAAGCGGCGGCTGACTGGCTTAATACCCTGAATAGTATTGCTATCTATGCTGTAGGCACGGCGGTGCCGGTGGCGTTATTCCTGCAGATGAATTTAATTAATATGGGCAAGGCGGCCAGCTTTGTCGATCGCTCTTATCCGGCGGCGATGCCGTTGCTGGCGGATAACCAAAAAACCGGCATTATCGTCGTGCATACTGAACAGGCATCGGCGGATATGATGCAGTCCCTGTCCCTGGCAAAGCAGCAGGGGGTGAAAATATTGTCGCTGACACGGGGGACGTTCGCGCCGTTAGCCCGCTTATCTGACTGGAATCTTCAGGCGGCGGTGGCTTTACAGGGGGAGGGGGAGTCAGGATTTGCGGAAATCGCCGGCGCCATGATGGTGGCCGACCGGATCCTCAGCGCGCTGGAAGAGCAGGATGAACGCTATGCGGAATATCGTAAAGCGCATCAGAAGCGGATTTTCTCGATTGAAAGCGTGGCAAATAAGCTGTCGGAATACTTTATGTCCTGA
- a CDS encoding PTS sugar transporter subunit IIB, with amino-acid sequence MKGLIVCRTGMGSSLMLKIKAQKIIDKHGWDIELEHDVLSGLRTWRDIDFVITMRDLTDEVEAAGFRAVGITDLMNSEEMESALTDIVQSN; translated from the coding sequence ATGAAAGGTCTCATAGTCTGTCGCACCGGTATGGGCAGCTCCTTAATGCTCAAAATCAAAGCACAAAAAATCATCGACAAACACGGCTGGGATATCGAGTTGGAACACGATGTCCTCTCGGGTCTGCGGACCTGGCGAGACATTGATTTTGTCATCACTATGCGCGATCTCACCGATGAAGTCGAAGCCGCCGGATTCAGAGCCGTCGGCATCACCGATCTGATGAATAGCGAAGAGATGGAATCTGCGCTCACTGACATCGTTCAAAGCAACTAA
- a CDS encoding PTS transporter subunit IIC has translation MDFLRFIVFDILGVTPLLVGFIALIGLLIQRKPIEKVLSGTFKTIVGFLVFAGGAGLAVTSLGNFQTLFSDGFGLKGVMPLAEALTGLAQTKFAMCVSLIMVIGFGWNLFFARVTPFKYIFLTGQHNLYLSALLTVTLKALGYSDMTTIIVGSVLLGLAACLYPAIAQPWMRKITGNDEIAMGHYVTLAYAASGWIGSKVGDPKQSTEKLNLPGWLGIFKDYIVSVSISVSIFYYIAALAAGKAAVTAAAGGMHWLVYPLFQSLTFTASLYIIITGVRLLLSEIVPAFLGISEKFIPNAKPALDCPVVFPYAPTATVLGFISSFVGGLVVMGFLAILGQTVIIPVAIPYFFIGATAAVFGNASGGWKGAIAGSFITGILIGIGPALIYPIMESVGLSGTSFPETDFVALGLVVYYIGKMLP, from the coding sequence ATGGATTTCCTCAGATTTATTGTATTCGACATTCTGGGTGTAACCCCACTTTTAGTTGGCTTTATTGCATTAATCGGCCTGTTAATCCAACGCAAGCCGATTGAAAAGGTGCTCTCTGGTACCTTCAAAACCATCGTCGGCTTTCTGGTTTTTGCCGGTGGCGCCGGTCTGGCGGTCACCTCTCTGGGCAATTTTCAGACGCTATTCAGCGATGGCTTTGGTCTGAAGGGGGTGATGCCGTTGGCAGAAGCGCTAACCGGGCTGGCGCAAACCAAATTCGCGATGTGCGTTTCGCTGATTATGGTGATTGGTTTTGGCTGGAACCTGTTCTTTGCCCGCGTCACTCCTTTTAAATACATCTTTCTTACCGGGCAACATAACCTCTATCTCTCCGCTCTGCTTACCGTAACGCTGAAGGCGCTGGGCTATAGCGATATGACAACGATCATCGTCGGCTCCGTGTTATTGGGCCTGGCCGCCTGCCTCTACCCGGCCATTGCGCAGCCGTGGATGCGAAAAATTACCGGTAACGATGAGATCGCGATGGGGCACTACGTCACTCTGGCCTACGCCGCATCCGGCTGGATCGGCTCAAAAGTTGGCGATCCTAAACAATCAACGGAAAAACTGAATCTACCCGGCTGGCTGGGGATTTTTAAAGATTACATCGTCTCGGTATCTATCTCGGTGAGTATTTTCTATTACATCGCCGCGCTTGCCGCTGGAAAGGCAGCGGTAACCGCAGCGGCTGGCGGTATGCACTGGCTGGTTTATCCGCTCTTTCAGTCGCTGACCTTTACCGCTTCTCTGTACATCATCATTACCGGCGTGCGCCTGCTGCTGTCAGAAATTGTTCCGGCCTTCCTCGGCATCTCGGAGAAGTTTATTCCTAATGCCAAACCCGCGCTCGACTGCCCGGTCGTCTTCCCTTATGCCCCCACCGCCACGGTGCTGGGGTTTATCTCATCGTTCGTAGGCGGACTGGTGGTAATGGGCTTTCTGGCGATCCTTGGGCAAACCGTCATTATCCCGGTAGCCATTCCCTACTTCTTTATCGGCGCTACCGCTGCAGTATTTGGTAATGCCTCCGGCGGCTGGAAAGGTGCAATTGCCGGGAGTTTCATCACCGGGATCCTGATAGGTATCGGCCCTGCGCTGATTTATCCAATTATGGAATCCGTCGGTCTGTCAGGCACCAGTTTCCCGGAAACCGACTTCGTCGCTCTGGGTCTGGTCGTGTACTACATCGGTAAAATGCTGCCATAA